Within Haematobia irritans isolate KBUSLIRL chromosome 2, ASM5000362v1, whole genome shotgun sequence, the genomic segment TGTAGATAAGTTCGACGAGGAGTTCAAACGTTTGGAAGAACAAAGAACAAAATCCCAGTTAGCAAGtgcaaagaacaaaaaaacgaCCATTGATGGAGAGAAACAATATAACTTTGATTTATTTAAGTTGATGATTCTCAATAATATGGATATGGCCCAAAAAAATAAACGTTCTAGTGGAATTGGTGCCACTGGCCCAGGTGGGGCAGGTGTTGGTTATTCCTCGGCCGTGGTACACAAAGGGCACGAGGAATCCTCGGATAGTAGCAGTGAGTCAAGTGAAAGTGCAAAGCATATGGATGAACGGCCCACCACGTCAGCCACAGCTCAGCAACAACTTCAACAAAGGCGTGGTAAGACTCTCGCCGCCAACGTAGAATCCAACGAGATAAAGAAACGCGTTGCGAAGGAAACAACgaaaagaaatcaaaattcAACATCTCCACCCGCTACGTCGTCTTCGGAAAACGAGCATCGTTATTTTTTTCAGAACTCCAAAAAAATATCCGGCATTCATCGGAGACTTCCCCCCACAGGTGGAGGAGGAAGAGAAATACAGATCCATGAAAAAATACTTTGTCCCAGCAGTTCTGAAGAAGCAAATAGCCAGGATGTACCTCCACATATGCAACTAAAAGTAAATCAAGCCTTGGCCCCAGCTAATACTACTCCAATTAATCTACGTCATAAAACAAACCCAAAATCATTTAATCAAACCAATAAAACCAAGAATTCAAAAAACGGGCTATGCCAAGCCAAAACCGAAGAAATTGATTCGTTTTTTCGGTTGGACCGTCTTAACAGAGAGATAGACAAATGTTCGGATGCAAAAAAACCTCCCGAACCAAATTCTACAACAGATGAGCATCAAACGGAAATATTAACCAGTACAGAAGTCTTGCAAGCGACGTGTTCACAACAATCAATATTTGAAAACACACAACAACAGGACCTATTCAAAACACCTACCGtaccaccaaaatattttcaaagtatTACAACACCTGATGATATGCCCGCAGACAACTATTGTAATAATTTGCCATTAAAAAATCCTAATCCATGTTCGTCTATTATATCACCTGAATCTCAGTCAAATACGAATACATCACCTAATCTAAATCGCGTTGAGTCTGCGGCCATTTCTAAATCTCCATCCATGGTGGATGTTAAAATGGAACATGATGAGGGGGGAAATAATGAATTCAATGGAGTCTATCATCAACAACatgaattttgtaattatttgggtTTAACTGGCATGTCCACGGCTACGGCAATGGCCAATGCTGTGGCTGAGTTGGCTCAATGTAACCTAACACGACGTTCAATGCGTGTATTGCGTCAGCAACAACAAGAACGCAAAGAAAAATCTGCAAAGGAAGAACGTGAAATGTGGGCCTTAAAAGAGAAAcaactaaaagaattgaaaaagcATAGTCGAGCGAATAGAATTGCTGGTTCAATGACAACAATGGAATCTGTCGAGCATCACGTTCAAAATGAATGGTAAGTGTGTAttaaatattatcaaataaatATATCTGTGCAAACCACAGAGCTACAAGGGTTAGCATGTAGTTTTGCTCGCGATGTATCGAGTTTGCCTTGATTTAGGCTAGCCTATTAATTTGCGGAGATCAGTGATTGGACTCCTGTCCTAGCTTAAAGCATGCATAAGTTAATATTAAACATTGTGAAACACATTATTTGTGTTCCTTTACCTACTACTAGTTACTTACTTTTACTAGTAtttactagaaaccgttcctcaagcccaaaaaatagtaaaagtagtaaacaattttagaaCATATTTAGAACaagaacaatgtcaaaatgcatttctctttttaatttttttgtactacaagttactcgacaaattctttcgagtaaaaGTAGCTgtcatttgaataaaaaaatatgtactaTTTAAACTATTACTTTTTTTCAGTTCAACTTCTCAAAATTCAGAGCCCTCACGATCCTCATCTATGTTAAAAGAGAAGAATAAGAAAAGGGATAATAGCAGTATATCTTTAACAGCACCTGCAACGTCAGTTAAATCGCAACCATCATCTATACCTATGTTAACCAATGAACCACATATTAAAATCTTGTGTCATATTGCTACGTCACCATCTTCAGGCCATGAAATTGATGAAGGATGCAGTAATATTATGACTATGAATAAAAATACACCTACGTCCAGTACAATGCCTATGAGAGAGACGCGACAAACTAAACTAAATAGGAAAGAATCCTCCTATCTTTGTAGTACAACAGATAAGAGTAAAGATCATGGTCAAGatataaaaacagaaataaagaCTGAatattacaaaaggaatgaaattAGGGAAAAGTTGTGCGAATCCAATAAATTGGCAAGCTCACAATATGCTGCAACAATTTTATCCCAAAGTACAAAATCCCATTTAAAGGATAAGGAAATTAAAACGGCAAAAGAGAAGACCATGTTGCAATCTCCAGCATCGCTTTCTACTACTGGCGATAAATGTCTAGATGATATTGCAATTAAATCATCTCCTATAAGAGCCTCAATCAATAAGTCTAGTCCTTCCATTTATAATGAATTTAATTCCAGTCAAGAAATCGATTGTTTTGCATCGAAAAATGTTTCTGCAGAAGGCGAACATTTTGAGGCAGATCGAGCTTTAACACCCaactcgattttaataaaagaCAAATTACAGGCTGCCTTGGTAGAATCACGTAAAACTAAACCCAGTATTTTTATTGTACAAACTTTAGAGAGTACAAAAGATGACAAAGTACCAATGAACACAGTATCTTTGAAACAAAGTTCTccgtttaaaaataaattggataacaacCCGAAGAATGGAACGCCTTCTGGTACAACTCACAATAAATCGCCTAGTAAAGAAAAAAGTCAAACCCAAAATCCATTGGGTACTAAATTTTCGAAGGTTGCTTCGAAAGTAGCTAAGGCGGTTAATGGCAAAAAGGTAGCAAGCAAATTTCTTAGGCCCCGAAGGAAATCGAAAAAGCATGTTTTGTCATGCAGTTTGAGAAGTACTCCAAAACGTGAACTAAGAACTCGAAAAATTATTCTTATAAAGTCCAGCAAAATTgaaggaaaacaacaacaacaagtgaACAAAACTCCAAAGGATATGAAGATTATGCCATCAAACATCAATAACtctacaaaatctttaagaTCCAAAGAATTGTCCGATAAACGATCCTCAACCAAGTCCCCAATGGTAAATAACACCAGAACCTATCGTAATGCTCAAACTGAGACTAGTGACTTGGAAAGTTTTAATAACCAAACAAGAACACGATTAATGGCAAAAGCTTCTGCTCTATTGCAGCGTTCCAAACGCCGTATGTCTTTTGGGGGAAGTGCAGCAATTAATTTCAGAGCGAAAATGTTACGAAAGTCTCAAATTGCCATTAAGTCACCACAAAAACCAGAAAAATTACAATCTAGAAAAAGGGCCAATGATGGTATTCGTATGGATaaatatgaaaagaaaaaatccaACTCAACATACAAAAGGGTAACTACACCGCCGACAATTAAATTAGATCAAAAGGATAACGTTTTACAGGATAATATGGTGGTGTCCAATAATACACAGAGTGTGCCGCTAGCATCTCCTTGTCGTCATCTACAAGAAAATGACACTGTGGTTGTTTCTTCTACGACAAATTCTTTTGAAGAAAGGCCCACACAAAGCCATTGTATACCTATTCCCTCCTCTCCCATTACATTAAGATCTGTGCATAGCACAGCCTCATGCATGATAGCATCAACGCCTATTGAAACCAAAGATAACTGGACCCAATGTGAAGCTCCAAATGAATATGATGGTGTACAATATTTTAATCTTGTGCCATCATCTATGAAGACTATGCGTAATCCTTTAAAAGGTGACCATGGTCAAGTTCAATATATATACTATGAAGTGGATACACTTATAGTGGTACAGGAGCGTTTAAttagtttttggaaaaattctcgtCTACTCAATATATTATACGCTGCTGCTTCAAATCTATCTACCCACCATGAGACGAAACCGAATATTGTCCCACCATCAAGAATGCAGGAAGAGTTAAGGTCATATGTCAACAAGACTTCAAATCCCTATGGTGACTCCAACACAATGCCAACAGTACAAGGGGATTGGATACCTTTGGGAGAGCTTAATCGTTTGAAGTATggtatgttgttgtttttggaaaataattccTTTTGCGTGTTTCTTTCAATatctttcaatatttttcagATGAAGAGGTTCAAGCACCATTCTCCAATCGTATCTGCCTACACAATTCAACTCCCATCTATGTTGAGATGCGTGCCCGACAATTACCTAAAAATCATCGGGAATGCAATCTTTTGTctatgtatataaatatttactatTATCATGATGAAGAGATGATTGCAAAAACAAGCTCCATACCATTAGATACCATACAAAGGTATATGGATTTTTGTTGCTCAATgtcttagacaaaatttaatcTACTTTGTTTTGCCTTTCAGTGAACTTCATTGTGTTAATTACACAACATTAAGTGATTCACGTTATTTTATTATGACTTGGCCACAAGAAAATGTTTTGGGAAAAACGCGTTCCGGATTATGTAAATATTCTTTAACCCCACAGCTGGATACTTTGGCCAGTATACGGGAATTTAAAAGTATGCGTCATACAATACGATACCTAGAGTGCATGAGCGGTAAGTTAACTTGTTTCACTTAGAGTAgagttttattataattatttaaacaaaaaaaaattggcgctAGATATATTTAGgcgaaatagttaaaaaaattagttatagATTGTTACAAATAGACTCTCTTCTATATCCATGGTAAAGGTAAATGCCTTGCTTCGGGGGTGCTGCGATATAAAGGcatataattttggtattgtccaatacatttatttttatttttattttcattatataaTTTGAAGCCAAATGAAAGTCTATCGTCAATGGTaaccccaaaatatttttttaaatggtgAACAACTTTAATATCACACCcattgcactatgggcggaaattgaaaatttgaggcgaaaattatttacaatcaatctagtatctccaaacatggtatatcgatatttctaagtgatttaacttaaaaatgggtatctttacatgaaagaatgctagggtcaattctaaaaaattcttaaaattaaagaaaaagtctttaaatttgtggagtttttgtatcttgaccacaaaccaaaaaagcgttcaaaaatagaagattttttcaacacgtatacatagaataagttctacttgaagtcgagtctgaatttggaaatttaaattgtcgttagCGCGTTTTTAAAgctctttgatagctcatgaagaaaaagctgaaaaaacgaataaattccaattcggaatcaataccaaagtcattagtgtacaaaatctttggaaccggacatgctttttttcagtgtatgtaagaaaaaaaatggggcattagagggttaatggaatggatttacttttacgaaaattggacaacaataaaagttattcagtataaacttgcaagatagTAAGAATggtttttattctcttgggtaaaattagtagaagtgtacacgttcacgaacttATCATTAAATCGGCggttttaaaccaattaaaacgaaagatatttatAATTCTAGTGCAATTGGATTGgaattgcaagtttttactgggaaaaatgtttttactgtgaaatgtaaacgaaggactaccagtaaaaatttgtgatagtaatcaaaatgtattgagtacgcaaacagagctaatatgatttaaatattgttatagtctcacagaagtagaattaaaatgaatacaattaaaataatatgtattttaactgaaataaacctttaagtttgctaaatttcaatcaagaatgtaacttttgatacaaaaaaatagcttttttctagctattttttttttgctttctttagctttttttggcaaatctagcggtttttggtgaaacaattctggcaacgctggctcccatatatatgtatatgcgcTTATTTACTACCCGATTGGCTTCAAATGTAACACGAAGTAATTTTTTGTAGTAcccttaaagtgtgcaaaaattcatcaaattcgattcagatttagatgtagctcccatacactcaaaaaaagtgaactctctatttcactaaagccaatttaactttattttagttcatggaattattatgtttggagaaagtttcctctactctaataattttttgtgtaggttagttaaattaacgtaaaccgaggaaaaaaatatacacaaatgaaggataaagattaactaaattcgtgtcttccacaaaatagttcaatatttctttaaatttgtaaattttactacaaatgcgttcatcatgaacttcgtatgtcactaaagacattcttgcaattttgagccccaattttttccttcaaactacaaaattttctttaacaagtgaaaaaacttaattatgtctaataaattttcttgaatttgtcgaaaaatatttatttatttttatgacatcggcgtgacgccagcgtttgttatactgtttagttaaaattttctaaaaatattcaaaattttctaaaattaacggaAATTTTtcatcctggtgggttcactgttttttcagtgtatatatatatgtatcgcccgatttcccaaatttgactataaaacccttaatttttaaccgatcttactcaaatttggaagAATGTATGTAATGTCTTCTGTAGTTCTAACTATacctgcaaaaaatcatcgaaatcggttcagattcagatataactcccatatatacgtatcgccgaattttccaaattttggccATAGGACCCTTATTTTGGTTATCTTGTGGCTTTCACACTTCCTTTTGATATAATTCATTGTGTTTTAATTACTTTGCTTAATTCTTCGTCGATTTTATGTGGTATTTTACATCTTCAGaaaaaatgatagcatttttatctttttttgtttttcagacaAAATGAGAATAATTCGCTTTTTTATCTTcactatttctacaaaaattacacttcctcacgaacaataataagcaaagattttcattaacaatcgttaacaTTTCTAGTTCTATTCCTCGCAAAAATACGtatgtactaaaattttcacatataaacaGCACTGTTGAATCCACaaattcaagttcaaaaacaaaaatatttttttaaagtgttTACAACATCTTGAACTACTAACCCTCCTCTTAGAGtccacatttaaaagttttctttattcacttttattgcgaaataaaattaagcacgaaatttttaattttttgctctcCTTGATTACACGCAACTtgcataaattttggtaaacattggcagcctttttctcctgaacaggattgccaagttttaaattaacgTTCGATTTGCACTTTCCAAGATgttctatattaatttcaattggaacatccaatactttttcattttgaaaatttgactttttgccgcagttttgcgatttccgcccatagtgcattgGAAGAGAGAGTTAGTCCAATATCAGGATGAGATGAAAATATTAATGCCTTTGTCTTAGATCCATTGACGGAAAGATTATTGAGATACATCCAACTGTATAAATTACTAGTTACAAAATCAATCTTAGCTTGTAAGACATCTGTATTCTTAACATCCCCCCGAAAAAGCAACAGAATATCAAGACTAGTTAATGTAAATTGTTGTGTCGAAATTTCTTCCAGATCGGGCTTATATTTTAGTTTTCATCGCATGTAGATATGGATGTGTATAAAACGTTCAGCGAAATCAAATACCGATTGATTGCTTATGATAtccaagaaaataaattaaattctagTTGTGATAAGGATTCCCATGGTGATGTGATTGCGGCTTTAAATGCTGCAGATGATGCttataaagaaacatttttttcattcggTGATATAattttagaggtgtgcacgtgagtaatagtttactcacgcacactcacgacggaaaaatcttactcacgcacgatattgtttggtaggattcacgctcacgcacactcacgaaaagactcacgtaaaatatcgtgactcacgaaaaatgtcgtgacttacgaacaattttttgagtaatttaccttagcgacgtgtctgaaaacatgaccattattaaaatcgggtggcagcccgatgtatcacttctctcttatcactgagtgctgcccgattccatgttaagctcaatgacaagggacctccttatagccgagtccgaacggcgttccacattgcagtgaaaccacttagagaaactttgaaaccctcagaaatgtcaccagcattactgaggtgggataatccaccgctgaaagactttttggtgtatggtcgaagcaggaatcgaacccacgaccttgtgtatgcaaggcgggtatgcaaaccattgcaccacggtggctccctagtactaacatcacgttttcgcacgaaaaattgttatactccatataaaaaacgttagcgcggaataaaatacagagatagatgaagatattcgttttttgcagaaacgaacttagtactaagcattaagcgttttatgttggtgagcgggattattttcgtgatcgtaaatctttactcacgcacactcacgaagataatattttcgtgactcacgcacgacattttggtttgttaatcatacacattcacgccgttgccatgagtcgcgacaatttcgtgtcacgtgcacacttcTATATAATTTCTCTATATTTTATCTATCTCCAAAACACATaattataaatcaatatttcatacttaaaaaagtttcAATGTTGCTGTCTCAAAATCCTGAAACAACGTCGTTTCGAACATAAATAAATTCAGAAGCTTTTAAACCGCTCGAAATTTTTTGGAACAAGTgaaaagaaaatcttgacatatTTTGTTGTTGGTTGGCTTTCATGCCATTTTATTAACCAATACCAATATCAAGCAAATAGAAAACATATGAACAATTGATAATAAACGATTTATTTAGATTTCAAACCCTTCTCTTTGCCAATAAAAAAGATTTCCTTTGCTtccaccataaaaaaaaaatgttgtgaaaattattCTCATATGTGGTGTGAAAAGTAGCTTGTGTCAACCTTTCATATGAAAACAAGAACCTACCCGATTGGCCAAAAttgcaaacacaaaaaaaatctgatacaATCATAAAatgaattgatcaaattaattgtTCAATTGAAATGTATTGCAATCATAGaaagaatagtatcaattaagaaattaattgatattattcatttttgtgattgatttttgaattaaaaaatttgttgaatcaattcaatttttaattgaatattttttaaaactcatttaagactttaaatggaaaaatttttcgtgatttttttttgtgtaatattttgccaTGGATATATAGATTAATCGAAAAGAACAATTTCGCAAGCTTAATgtgaccagtgttgccagtatttttctggctcttgttccCAAATAGGGACGCTTTCCCCAATTTGAATAaacatttctcacaaaaatcccaaatatttttttaaaaagttatgaagttaagaaaaaataaaggaATAGAAGctttagaaaatcagtaataatttgaagtttgaaaaaatatatataaagtttttgtcaTACTAGCTTGCGGgttgcaataagatcaagatttcgataCACAAAACCAGGAGAGCAGTATTGGTCTTCCAAATACTCGAGAAATGAAAATGGTAGTTCTTCGATCACCTAAATACGTGGTGatcgaacgaaaatttacttctaactaCTCAAGTAATAAAATAGGGTGTTAGATCAATATGAAGATGAACTTCACATTACTATATTTACgggatatattgtccaaatccaGTGAGAGGGCAAAATTTAGGCCCGAGTCCTCACGAAATGATTTCGCAATTGCAGAAGAATATCTTAGtcaagccaaaaaaaaattataaattagcgctTGGGTCTCCAAAATAAAATCCTGTATCCGCTTCTAGTTCTACATTTTAACCCTATTCTatgcatggttgccacagttggtaacaTAGATTTCcaccaaaaattttgccaaaattttctatagaaataaaatgttgacaatgttttctatagaactaaaatttttagaaaattgtttataaaaataaaattttaagaaaaatttctataaaattaaaatttgtagaaaaatttttattaaaaaataaaatttggagaaaaatttctatagaaataaaaaaaataataaaaaataaataaaaaaaaattctatagaaataaaatattacgaaaaattttccaattaaaattacaattgaaaaaaatgttaaattaaaaatttaattgattcaacaaattttttaattgaaataaaattcaatcacaaaaatttgttgcatcaattaattttttaattgatacatttcAACCCTATTCTatgcatggttgccacagttggtagatttccaccaaaaattttgccaaaattttctatgttgacaatgttttctataaaattaaaatttttagaaaaatttttattaagaaataaaatttggagaaaaatttctatagaaataaaattttaagaaaattttctattgaaataaaaaaaaaaataatagaatagaaataaaaaataaatataaaaaatatctatagaaataaagttttgacaatgttttctatacacagaaaaaaaaattacaaaaatttttccgattaaaatgttcaattaaaaatttaattgaatccaaaaattgtttaattgaaacaaaactcaatcacaaaaatttgttgcatcaatttattttttaattgacttggtGATTCAAACTATaatttctgcgattgaagacatttcaattaaaaattaattgcatcaattaattttgtgattgaagacaaaaaatatattttttgtgtgtagaataaaatttttagaatattttttataaaaataaaattgtctatagaaataaaaaaaataatagaatagaaataaaattttgggtaaattttctataccaaagaaaattttctatagaaacaaaattttagcaaatttttccataaaaataaaatcttgattaaattttctataaaatcaatatatttaaaaattttaatttttgtttttgtctccCTTTTTCTGCCTTTTGTAGAAGTAGCAACTTGTTCTTGTTAAtgcaaactaaaaatatttaaaatttcgacacatttacaatttaagggATGATCGAAAAAtactaaacttctaaaataaaataataaagaatttcttatgaagacaaattttttcataataactacacaaatttgatcaaaaactacaaaataatatttttttatttggtagttttttggtaaaattttcttcaaattttggctcgaatggtgaTTTCACAATTGCAGAAAAATATCTTAGTCaagccaaaaaaattataaattagcgctTGGGTCTCCAAAATAAAATCCTGTATCCGCTTCTAGTTATACATTTCAACCCTATTCtatacatggttgccacagttggtagatttccaccaaaaattttgccaaaattttctatagaaa encodes:
- the LOC142224146 gene encoding uncharacterized protein LOC142224146, with amino-acid sequence MPRMFTNEFVYSSTSDERYEYMNPTSPALQVHHHQLPNLAFNSSTSMQETRDAKSRSRSPPLQRRQISHQSSDGNQNPRPEGHQHIHTISSSDGEEKQDTELITATAAMAAGPDVASISLDDLTDFEGFGDEDGNISFNYKLDMLVGMLEEYHEDSEGLVEAIEVDEEDDIEEIDGQIIIMSEREKTPIGQKANAVWYTHVPNKRKRIQNTEDPTTPPELKTPPDQIVEINSNSTTTSQKQKREQINARYNAAAAAANKCSTESTSEFPVSSPSNPQQPRGGGKYPPRPPLLKNTLPADSFERQLAMITAHNPQMTLMEKIDGWVCDDDFSDVEDVDKFDEEFKRLEEQRTKSQLASAKNKKTTIDGEKQYNFDLFKLMILNNMDMAQKNKRSSGIGATGPGGAGVGYSSAVVHKGHEESSDSSSESSESAKHMDERPTTSATAQQQLQQRRGKTLAANVESNEIKKRVAKETTKRNQNSTSPPATSSSENEHRYFFQNSKKISGIHRRLPPTGGGGREIQIHEKILCPSSSEEANSQDVPPHMQLKVNQALAPANTTPINLRHKTNPKSFNQTNKTKNSKNGLCQAKTEEIDSFFRLDRLNREIDKCSDAKKPPEPNSTTDEHQTEILTSTEVLQATCSQQSIFENTQQQDLFKTPTVPPKYFQSITTPDDMPADNYCNNLPLKNPNPCSSIISPESQSNTNTSPNLNRVESAAISKSPSMVDVKMEHDEGGNNEFNGVYHQQHEFCNYLGLTGMSTATAMANAVAELAQCNLTRRSMRVLRQQQQERKEKSAKEEREMWALKEKQLKELKKHSRANRIAGSMTTMESVEHHVQNECSTSQNSEPSRSSSMLKEKNKKRDNSSISLTAPATSVKSQPSSIPMLTNEPHIKILCHIATSPSSGHEIDEGCSNIMTMNKNTPTSSTMPMRETRQTKLNRKESSYLCSTTDKSKDHGQDIKTEIKTEYYKRNEIREKLCESNKLASSQYAATILSQSTKSHLKDKEIKTAKEKTMLQSPASLSTTGDKCLDDIAIKSSPIRASINKSSPSIYNEFNSSQEIDCFASKNVSAEGEHFEADRALTPNSILIKDKLQAALVESRKTKPSIFIVQTLESTKDDKVPMNTVSLKQSSPFKNKLDNNPKNGTPSGTTHNKSPSKEKSQTQNPLGTKFSKVASKVAKAVNGKKVASKFLRPRRKSKKHVLSCSLRSTPKRELRTRKIILIKSSKIEGKQQQQVNKTPKDMKIMPSNINNSTKSLRSKELSDKRSSTKSPMVNNTRTYRNAQTETSDLESFNNQTRTRLMAKASALLQRSKRRMSFGGSAAINFRAKMLRKSQIAIKSPQKPEKLQSRKRANDGIRMDKYEKKKSNSTYKRVTTPPTIKLDQKDNVLQDNMVVSNNTQSVPLASPCRHLQENDTVVVSSTTNSFEERPTQSHCIPIPSSPITLRSVHSTASCMIASTPIETKDNWTQCEAPNEYDGVQYFNLVPSSMKTMRNPLKGDHGQVQYIYYEVDTLIVVQERLISFWKNSRLLNILYAAASNLSTHHETKPNIVPPSRMQEELRSYVNKTSNPYGDSNTMPTVQGDWIPLGELNRLKYDEEVQAPFSNRICLHNSTPIYVEMRARQLPKNHRECNLLSMYINIYYYHDEEMIAKTSSIPLDTIQSELHCVNYTTLSDSRYFIMTWPQENVLGKTRSGLCKYSLTPQLDTLASIREFKSMRHTIRYLECMSDDKLIGYGDNQITVWDHRSGDVLMNYDLAIPLGKNLGSIYYPSQEMDQNNMIILFQYRDFKPDVCDEPPELLTIACTITHTQPSYRILQQQQLPASFKGIKRSINTGEHLVITNSNDEEIWISCDNPMLMVLVPQQQRQSHRECFFSRCKSQLIELSEQALNVDTLANHVLKLAAGLAIQQNPTICK